The following proteins are encoded in a genomic region of Colletotrichum higginsianum IMI 349063 chromosome 9, whole genome shotgun sequence:
- a CDS encoding TfdA family Taurine catabolism dioxygenase TauD, whose translation MAISQTPSRVSVQPIVPPQGSAVDFGAIVTNVDIEHLTDADFHVIRDALFQHQVVVIKNQGHASPKAQFEITQRFDPDAGASYGHGKTVDAKRSILHPDLKTIPHQPQVQVIGNGFVEEYEGLKNIRLRHPHHRTFHATTIPAEDDLDFTRFYRWHIDAALYGLAPPVATTLLAVRVPGGRTQTLRYDDGSGDEMTVPLGTTAFVSGYAMYDRLTPEDQHFARTTRVEYAPHPYVWMSSAKARSDGLGLVSEGKEVPLGDLPPVEEDKIQVLPMCWRNPVTGRLALQVHPSAVRRLHLADGTVAEDLAEVREIVHRLQRPGIAPGNVYAHDWEQGDFVIFHNRGVIHSVVGAFAEDEVRLFRQCNIAASRLPEGPL comes from the exons ATGGCGATCTCTCAAACCCCTTCTCGGGTATCCGTCCAGCCCATCGTCCCTCCACAGGGCTCAGCTGTCGACTTTGGAGCTATTGTCACCAATGTTGACATTGAACATCTCACCG ATGCCGATTTCCATGTCATCCGTGATGCCCTCTTCCAGCACCaagtcgtcgtcatcaagaACCAGGGCCACGCCTCCCCGAAAGCCCAGTTCGAGATCACGCAGAGGTTCGACCCCGACGCCGGTGCCTCGTACGGCCACGGCAAGACGGTCGACGCGAAGCGCTCGATCCTGCACCCGGACCTCAAGACGATACCCCATCAGCCCCAGGTGCAGGTCATTGGCAACGGCTTCGTGGAGGAGTACGAAGGCCTCAAGAACATCCGGCTCAGGCACCCGCACCACCGCACATTCCACGCCACTACGATcccggccgaggacgacctcgacTTCACCCGCTTCTACCGCTGGCACATCGACGCCGCGCTCTACGGCCTCGCGCCGCCCGTCGCCACCACCCTGCTCGCCGTCCGTGTGCCCGGCGGCCGCACCCAGACGCTCCGCTACGACGACGGCTCCGGCGACGAGATGACTGTCCCACTCGGCACCACGGCCTTCGTCTCGGGCTACGCCATGTACGACCGGCTCACCCCCGAGGACCAGCACTTTGCCCGCACGACGAGGGTCGAGTACGCCCCGCACCCCTACGTCTGGATGAGCAGCGCAAAGGCCCGctccgacggcctcggcctcgtgtccgagggcaaggaggtccCGCTCGGCGACCTGccgcccgtcgaggaggacaagaTTCAGGTCTTGCCCATGTGCTGGCGCAACCCCGTCACGGGCCGGCTCGCGCTGCAGGTCCACCCGTCGGCGGTGCGGAGACTGCACCTGGCGGACGGCACCgtggccgaggacctcgccgaaGTCCGCGAGATTGTGCACCGGCTGCAGCGACCGGGTATCGCGCCCGGGAACGTCTACGCCCACGACTGGGAGCAGGGCGACTTTGTAATCTTCCACAACCGAGGCGTGATTCACTCGGTCGTCGGTGCCTTTGCAGAAGACGAGGTTCGCTTGTTCCGACAGTGTAACATCGCCGCCAGTCGGCTTCCGGAGGGGCCCCTTTGA
- a CDS encoding Amid-like nadh — protein MLQPLKNVVILGGSYVGLAAAKELAAALPASHRPRFSVVPKYEHKAFIPYTAAFGASPDASRHQVIQARAESLHRGRVVLDRPWQGSAEIVFDYLVVATGTRLQAPGSMPYDDKLSSVEYLRSYQDSVIKASSIVIVGGGAVGVQMATDLKELYPAKEVTLVHSREHLMPLYHTKMDEIIKSRFSELGVKLITGTRAVLPPDGTQGALKLTDGREIVADLVIPATGQTPNNGFVKTLEPSTDDPLLNPSNGFIKVRPTLQFKDPAYSNLFAAGDIADSGAHKAARPGAAQAQVVAKNIVAMVEGREPTEKLLVTPPGIHLSLGLIKNMVFRNPNVAAGETEPTVMMRDDGKEDMNIDSVWERRGVRVAEPKEYHL, from the exons ATGCTTCAACCACTCAAGAACGTCGTCATTCTTGGCGGCTCCTATGTCGGACTT GCTGCGGCGAAAGAGCTCGCAGCTGCATTGCCAGCATCTCATCGT CCTCGCTTCTCTGTTGTGCCCAAATACGAGCACAAGGCTTTTATTCCATACACCGCAGCCTTCGGGGCATCACCCGACGCCTCGCGGCATCAAGTCATCCAGGCTCGCGCTGAGTCTCTCCACCGCGGTCGCGTCGTTCTTGATCGGCCCTGGCAGGGGTCGGCCGAAATCGTATTCGACTACCTTGTCGTGGCCACCGGTACCCGACTACAAGCACCCGGCTCTATGCCATACGACGACAAACTGTCTTCGGTCGAGTATCTCAGATCTTACCAGGATTCCGTCATCAAGGCTTCGTCTATCGTCATagtcggaggcggcgccgtcggtgtTCAGATGGCTACCGATCTCAAAGAGTTGTACCCTGCAAAGGAGGTCACCCTTGTGCATTCTCGGGAGCATTTGATGCCTTTGTATCACACAAAGATGGACGAAATCATCAAGTCCCGGTTCAGCGAGCTGGGTGTCAA GCTCATCACTGGAACGCGCGCCGTGCTCCCTCCCGATGGCACACAAGGTGCATTGAAGCTCACGGATGGCCGCGAGATCGTAGCCGATCTGGTCATCCCCGCAACTGGACAAACACCCAACAACGGATTTGTCAAAACTCTCGAGCCGAGCACCGACGATCCGCTACTTAACCCATCCAATGGATTTATCAAAGTGCGGCCTACGCTCCAGTTCAAGGACCCGGCCTACTCCAATCTGTTTGCCGCTGGTGACATCGCCGACAGCGGAGCACACAAGGCTGCCCGACCCGGCGCTGCGCAGGCGCAGGTAGTCGCCAAGAACATCGTCGCCATGGTAGAGGGTCGGGAGCCCACTGAGAAGCTCTTAGTCACCCCTCCGGGGATTCATCTCTCTCTGGGGCTG ATTAAGAACATGGTCTTCAGAAACCCCAATGTTGCAGCCGGGGAAACGGAACCTACCGTTATGATGCGAGACGA TGGGAAGGAGGACATGAATATTGATAGTGTCTGGGAACGTCGCGGTGTCAGGGTCGCCGAACCAAAGGAATACCACCTGTAA
- a CDS encoding NmrA-like family protein, giving the protein MTTRRIFVIGATGAQGLPVCRGLTNEGGYSLRVLTRDSTSARAQQLAKLGDVEFVEGTFANEADLRKGFAVCWGAFVNIDGFNCGEKAETYWTIRSYELAVELGIKFFVFGNLDYGYKKSGYNPKFRCGHYDGKGRLAEWMLQQRKSNSMGVAIFTTGPYIEMTVSSKTIMTPRVEDGVVTWRVPLGDGAVPHVALDDCEHYVRWLFDNPDRSDGMDLEVAIDHIHYADLASAFQKVTGKPAQYIDTPVDVYFDHFPISDEPAGYNADPADPATMSIKQNFSGFWTMWSHSAGNKGVIKRDYALLDEIHPNRIKTAEEFFKREEQRRRAGGLDSLFESISKSDLAPILKLGEDNRKGKL; this is encoded by the coding sequence ATGACCACTCGCCGCATTTTCGTCATTGGTGCGACTGGCGCCCAAGGCTTGCCTGTGTGCCGCGGACTCACCAACGAAGGCGGTTACAGCTTGCGTGTCCTGACCCGTGATTCAACATCTGCCCGGGCGCAGCAGCTTGCCAAGCTCGGAGACGTGGAGTTCGTCGAAGGGACGTTTGCCAACGAGGCCGACCTTCGCAAAGGGTTTGCGGTGTGCTGGGGCGCCTTCGTCAACATTGACGGCTTCAACTGCGGCGAGAAGGCGGAGACGTACTGGACCATCCGCTCAtacgagctcgccgtcgagctgggAATCAAGTTCTTCGTCTTTGGCAACCTCGACTACGGCTACAAGAAGAGCGGCTACAACCCAAAGTTCCGATGCGGGCATTACGACGGTAAAGGTCGCTTGGCGGAGTGGATGCTGCAACAGAGAAAGAGCAACAGCATGGGCGTTGCGATCTTCACCACGGGCCCGTACATTGAGATGACCGTCTCTTCAAAGACAATCATGACCCCGCGAGTCGAGGACGGAGTCGTCACTTGGAGAGTCCCGCTCGGTGACGGCGCGGTTCCGCATGTCGCCCTCGATGATTGTGAGCACTATGTCCGCTGGCTCTTCGACAACCCCGACAGGTCTGACGGGATGGACCTCGAGGTCGCGATCGACCATATCCACTATGCTGATCTAGCCTCGGCGTTTCAAAAGGTGACTGGCAAGCCGGCTCAGTACATCGATACACCCGTCGACGTCTACTTTGACCATTTCCCGATCTCTGACGAGCCGGCGGGATACAACGCGGACCCGGCGGAcccggcgacgatgtcgatcAAGCAAAACTTTTCCGGGTTCTGGACCATGTGGTCGCACTCTGCAGGCAACAAAGGGGTCATCAAGCGGGACTATGCGCTTCTGGACGAGATCCACCCCAACAGGATCAAGACGGCAGAGGAGTTCTTCAAGAGAGAGGAGCAGAGGCGACGGGCTGGTGGTCTCGACAGCCTCTTCGAGTCTATCTCAAAGAGCGATCTGGCACCCATCTTgaagctcggcgaggacaaCAGAAAAGGAAAGTTGTAG
- a CDS encoding DNA replication complex GINS protein psf-3: MSYYDIDAILTDAEKVPCKFELDVPDLGYLDNNPSHALKAGTQITLPLWLAEMLALANTGTSEDSKAPVTLNLPPALSQQVVQALKADARAVPVRDQSAHFYGLGTRILDLFDERELSEVMRKTFVARASEIALHARKGTDDGIGGSNEDFLRGLDEWERGLFRKAHDGTKASKEWMDKVKKH; encoded by the exons ATGTCGTACTACGACATCGACGCCATATTGACAGACGCAGAG AAAGTCCCCTGCAAATTCGAACTCGATGTTCCCGACCTAGGATACCTCGACAACAATCCCTCCCACGCCCTGAAAGCAGGAACGCAGATCACGTTGCCGCTCTGGCTCGCCGAGatgctcgccctcgccaacaCGGGCACTTCCGAGGACTCGAAAGCACCGGTGACGCTGAACCTGCCTCCCGCCCTGTCACAACAAGTCGTCCAAGCCTTGAAGGCCGATGCGCGGGCTGTTCCGGTCAGGGACCAGAGCGCCCACTTCTACGGCCTCGGTACGCGCATCCTGGACCTGTTCGACGAGCGAGAGCTCAGCGAGGTCATGCGAAAGACCTTTGTGGCACGGGCTTCCGAGATCGCTTTGCACGCCCGGAAAGGaaccgacgacggcatcggcggctccAACGAGGATTTCCTCCGCGGCCTGGACGAGTGGGAGCGCGGCCTCTTCCGCAAGGCACACGACGGCACCAAGGCGTCCAAGGAGTGGATGGACAAAGTCAAGAAGCACTGA
- a CDS encoding Nacht domain protein produces the protein MVQMDTKTAISSWYKGGKQDDGCVAEEAFGAVQKYFQQSGILTSEEKTLVTGSHSMEDVQRLVTATLEKYEATKALSRTRGWLERTSEIICHYGTVLDVFVQHHPEKELIRRRKSVVNHAETLNIVAKSTWQVGMRLSRVKIVSTIYPTASMRVAVETLYSCILEFLLIAHSWCQESKLRHFIHSFTRPHKLQYDDLLQRISVASDNITELATVGSQAELRVMHTAHSSKLEGILSALEDAEKSNQQQVDGLTQLVSGLRVSNERHEKKLDLIVSLLEASGLTMNGFITKVESRRSLAPHGDSGC, from the exons ATGGTGCAGATGGATACGAAGACAGCCATATCATCCTGGTACAAGGGGGGGAAGCAGG ATGACGGATGTGTTGCGGAAGAAGCTTTTGGGGCTGTCCAGAAATACTTCCAGCAGAGTGGTATCTTGACAAGCGAAGAGAAGACTCTAGTTACAGGGAGTCATTCCATGGAAGATGTTCAACGCTTAGTGACCGCAACGCTCGAAAAATATGAAGCAACGAAGGCACTGAGCAGAACCAGGGGGTGGCTTGAAAGGACGTCCGAGATCATCTGTCATTACGGAaccgtcctcgacgtcttTGTTCAACATCATCCAGA AAAAGAGCTAATACGGCGGAGGAAGAGCGTGGTGAACCATGCGGAGACTCTGAACATCGTGGCCAAGTCCACCTGGCAGGTTGGCATGCGGCTTTCGCGAGTCAAAATTGTTTCCACAATATACCCAACGGCGAGCATGCGAGTGGCTGTTGAGACTCTGTATTCTTGCATCTTGGAGTTTCTGCTGATAGCCCACTCGTGGTGTCAAGAGTCTAAGCTTCGCCATTTCATCCACAGCTTCACGCGGCCGCACAAACTTCAATACGATGATTTGCTACAGAGAATCAGTGTTGCTTCTGACAACATTACTGAGCTGGCGACTGTAGGCTCGCAAGCTGAGCTCCGTGTTATGCACACAGCTCATTCTTCCAAGCTGGAAGGCATTCTATCCGCCCTGGAGGATGCTGAAAAGTCTAATCAACAACAAGTTGACGGTCTAACACAACTTGTCTCTGGATTGAGGGTCTCGAATGAGAGGCACGAAAAGAAACTTGACCTCATAGTGTCACTCTTGGAAGCCTCGGGTCTGACAATGAATGGTTTCATCACCAAGGTAGAAAGTAGGCGGTCCTTGGCTCCTCATGGCGATTCTGGGTGCTGA
- a CDS encoding Short-chain dehydrogenase: MNDALRSAFPPKASLTEANLPDQSGKVFIVTGSSGGLGKELAKILYSRNAKVYLAARSETKTTAVINELKELYPQSAGHCEYLHLDLSDLTTIKQSAHEFLAKESRLDVLWNNAGVMTPPQGSKTAQGYELQLGVNVLGPFLFTHFLRPALSAAARAAPKDSVRVVWLSSGYVTVAPKPPIDLGNLDYARDESATTKYTRSKAGNVVIAAEFARRTAGEGIISVSVDPGIYMTDLQRTMSWHSKIIAKLLSSDPKNGAYTELFAGLSTAITGASNGGWVIPYGRLDSGRADLLDTELGKKYWEWVEEQVKPYIA, encoded by the exons ATGAACGACGCACTGAGAAGCGCTTTCCCCCCCAAGGCCAGCCTCACAGAGGCCAACTTGCCCGATCAGAGCGGTAAG gtcttcatcgtcaccgGCAGCTCTGGTGGCTTGGGCAAAGAACTCGCAAAGATTCTCTACTCGAGGAACGCCAAGGTGTACTTGGCAGCGAGGTCTGAGACGAAGACCACGGCCGTGATCAACGAGCTGAAGGAATTGTACCCCCAATCCGCTGGCCACTGTGAATACCTGCACCTGGACCTTAGCGACCTCACGACCATCAAGCAATCCGCCCATGAATTTCTCGCAAAGGAGAGCCGCTTGGACGTTTTGTGGAACAACGCGGGCGTCATGACGCCGCCTCAAGGGTCCAAGACGGCCCAGGGCTACGAGCTCCAACTCGGCGTCAACGTCCTGGGCCCGTTCCTCTTCACCCACTTCCTCCGCCCGGcgctctcggccgccgcgagaGCCGCGCCAAAGGATTCGGTCCGGGTCGTCTGGCTGTCTTCGGGGTATGTGACCGTGGCGCCCAAGCCGCCGATCGACCTCGGCAACTTGGACTACGCAAGGGACGAGAGCGCGACGACGAAGTACACGAGGAGCAAGGCAGgcaacgtcgtcatcgccgccgagttCGCGAGACGgacggccggcgagggcatcaTCAGCGTG AGCGTCGACCCCGGCATCTACATGACCGACCTGCAGCGGACCATGTCGTGGCATTCGAAGATCATTGCG AAACTCCTCTCCAGCGATCCGAAGAATGGGGCATACACTGAACTCTTCGCTGGCCTAAGTACAGCAATTACCGGGGCAAGCAACGGAGGCTGGG TTATTCCTTACGGACGGCTTGATTCTGGCCGGGCAGATCTTCTCGACACCGAACTTGGGAAGAAGTACTGGGAATGGGTGGAGGAGCAGGTCAAGCCGTACATCGCATGA
- a CDS encoding Superoxide dismutase codes for MSSTLLRTAPVLRTALRAGAGAAKPAAAMASTSFVRGKATLPDISYDYGALEPYISAQIMELHHSKHHQTYVNGLNTALETVEDAKAKGDFTKAAAQAPLINFHGGGHVNHSLFWENLAPASRDGGGEPDGNLAQAIKKDFGSFDTLRKQINTSLAGIQGSGWAWLVKDKTSGTLGVVTRANQDPVTGNLEPLLGIDAWEHAYYLQYQNRKAEYFDAIWNVVNWKTVAKRFEK; via the exons ATGTCTTCTACTCTCCTCAGAACCGCCCCCGTCCTCCGCACCGCTCTGCgagccggtgccggtgccgcaaagcctgctgctgccatgGCCAGCACGAGCTTTGTCCGCGGCAAGGCTACTCTGCCAGACATCTCTT ACGACtacggcgccctcgagcccTACATCTCGGCCCAGATCATGGAGCTCCACCACTCCAAGCACCACCAGACCTACGTTAACGGCCTCAACACCGCTCTCGAGACTGTCGAGGACGCTAAGGCCAAGGGCGATTTCACCAAGGCTGCCGCTCAGGCTCCTCTGATCAACTTCCATGGTGGTGGCCACGTCAACCACTCCCTCTTCTGGGAGAACCTGGCCCCCGCCAGCAgagacggtggtggtgagcCCGACGGTAACCTGGCT CAAGCCATCAAGAAGGACTTCGGCTCCTTCGACACCCTGCGCAAGCAGATCAACACCTCCCTGGCCGGCATCCAGGGCAGCGGCTGGGCCTGGCTGGTCAAGGACAAGACCAGCGgcaccctcggcgtcgtcacccGCGCGAACCAGGACCCCGTCACCGGCAACCTCGAGCCCCTGCTGGGCATCGACGCCTGGGAGCACGCCTACTACCTGCAGTACCAGAACCGCAAGGCCGAGTACTTCGACGCCATCTGGAACGTTGTCAACTGGAAGACTGTTGCCAAGCGCTTTGAGAAATAG
- a CDS encoding HET domain-containing protein: MVLKRDLHKKDTPLKQFGVQYHADLDSLRKAASGGCELCQAVEKEANALIEEIATLPQPRLGVMQCEPSWDMWLTRRSESEGARSGDGLWVVTRSSWESDNWLVPVASIVFASDEDDPRSSGSRDRVLREVPDQTTLNHVTNWLKKCNEHPHCHSRDKSSLPTRLLDVGTADSASFTIKLVEPDSNLCDRYITLSYCWGQGAKHFTTTSETLHARKEGISLEALPQTLRDAVIMTRTLGVRYLWIDSLCICQDDLKDWERESAQMAAVYANSYLTLAATKSPDVNGGLLSARKPRSYFQLPRGGSGTEDGYILAAAISLDKDVIPEYHMKMKDEPLSKRAWGLQERALARRILHFGSEQLYWECLEGFESEEGVKLPYRLPCINPDEDVIAHVDKVTQRNAELHKGLDRSGSSLRSWPQILWEYGPRELTDPADKLPAISGVAKTFCKILDDEYLAGLWRKSLIEGLCWQPLSCKPAAGGYRAPSWSWAAVDGIPATGFLAEGEPQAQVLDAKVEIDGDNPFGRVKDGWIKLEAPLVKMVLSENKGPVGHLLLRSNGQADDVHAMLDTMDGRSEEAESFFKSEDVYAVVLAFVYGHPLEPDPERKHGTAHALLVTPDHDRPGCMKRIGMVLRDAKNFGTEELVSSRSTITLV, encoded by the exons ATGGTTCTGAAACGCGACCTTCACAAGAAGGACACACCGCTCAAGCAGTTTGGCGTTCAGTATCATGCTGATCTGGACAGTCTCCGCAAGGCCGCATCTGGCGGATGTGAGCTCTGCCAGGCGGTCGAAAAGGAGGCAAATGCGTTAATCGAAGAGATCGCCACCCTTCCCCAGCCGCGATTGGGGGTAATGCAGTGTGAGCCCAGCTGGGATATGTGGCTGACGAGACGCTCCGAATCCGAGGGTGCTAGAAGCGGCGATGGTCTCTGGGTTGTTACTAGGAGCTCATGGGAAAGCGACAACTGGCTTGTGCCCGTCGCATCTATTGTATTTGCTTCTGATGAAG ATGATCCTCGCTCTTCCGGCTCGCGAGACCGCGTATTGCGAGAGGTCCCCGACCAGACGACTCTCAACCATGTCACCAACTGGCTCAAGAAATGCAATGAACACCCGCATTGTCATAGCCGCGACAAGTCGTCTTTGCCGACTCGTCTCCTCGATGTTGGCACCGCAGACTCTGCCTCCTTCACCATCAAACTCGTCGAGCCGGATTCCAACCTTTGCGACCGTTATATAACCCTCAGTTACTGCTGGGGACAGGGGGCAAAACACTTCACGACAACCAGCGAGACTCTACACGCCCGCAAAGAGGGTATCAGCCTCGAGGCGCTTCCGCAGACTCTCCGGGACGCCGTGATCATGACCCGCACCCTAGGCGTCCGGTATCTTTGGATTGATAGCTTGTGCATCTGCCAGGACGACTTGAAGGATTGGGAACGAGAGTCCGCCCAGATGGCCGCCGTTTATGCGAATTCTTATCTGACTCTCGCCGCCACGAAATCGCCAGACGTCAACGGCGGTCTTCTTTCGGCCCGAAAACCAAGGTCCTACTTCCAGCTTCCTCGTGGCGGTTCCGGCACAGAAGACGGATACATTCTTGCGGCGGCCATCTCCCTCGACAAGGACGTCATTCCCGAGTATCATATGAAGATGAAAGATGAGCCGTTGTCCAAGCGAGCCTGGGGTCTCCAAGAACGTGCCCTCGCTCGTCGTATTCTACACTTCGGGAGCGAACAGCTGTACTGGGAGTGTCTGGAGGGGTTCGAGTCCGAAGAGGGTGTCAAGCTGCCATACCGGCTTCCCTGCATCAAccccgacgaggacgtcaTTGCCCATGTCGACAAGGTTACGCAAAGGAATGCAGAGCTCCACAAGGGGTTGGACCGCTCCGGCTCGTCGTTGCGGTCATGGCCCCAAATCCTTTGGGAATATGGCCCGCGCGAGCTGACGGACCCAGCGGACAAGCTGCCAGCCATCTCCGGCGTGGCCAAGACGTTCTGCAAGATACTCGACGACGAGTATCTCGCCGGCCTCTGGCGAAAATCTCTAATCGAGGGCCTCTGCTGGCAGCCCCTGTCGTGCAAACCTGCCGCCGGGGGATACCGCGCTCCGTCGTGGTCCTGGGCAGCGGTGGACGGCATACCCGCCACGGGTTTCTTGGCTGAGGGAGAACCCCAGGCCCAGGTTCTCGATGCAAAAGTCGAGATAGACGGCGACAATCCCTTCGGTCGCGTCAAGGACGGCTGGATCAAGCTCGAGGCCCCCCTCGTCAAGATGGTTCTGTCTGAAAACAAGGGACCCGTAGGCCATCTGCTACTGCGGAGCAACGggcaggccgacgacgtccatGCGATGCTCGACACCATGGACGGGAGGTCCGAGGAAGCCGAGTCGTTTTTCAAGTCGGAGGATGTGTATGCCGTCGTCCTTGCCTTCGTGTATGGTCATCCCTTAGAGCCTGACCCCGAGCGCAAGCACGGAACGGCTCATGCGCTACTCGTCACTCCCGACCATGATCGTCCGGGATGCATGAAGAGGATCGGGATGGTGTTGCGGGATGCGAAGAACTTTGGAACCGAGGAGCTAGTTTCTTCCAGGTCGACGATCACTCTGGTTTGA